The Rhodopseudomonas palustris genome window below encodes:
- a CDS encoding thiamine pyrophosphate-dependent enzyme, with amino-acid sequence MSIMTGGEAIVQGLVAHGIDTVFGLPGAQIYGLFDGFAKAQLRVIGARHEQACGYMAFGYARASGRPGVFSVVPGPGVLNAGAAMLTALGCNEPVLCLTGQVPSAYLGKGRGHLHEMPDQLATLRSFLKWAERIEYPGNAPALVARAFQEMTSGRRGPVALEMPWEVFTQRAETGDAIKLDPVAPPLPDPDRIDAAAKLITASKTPMIFVGSGAVEAGDAILELAEAIDAPVVAFRSGRGIVSNAHELGLTFAAAYRLWPQCDLIIGIGTRMELPTTFRWPFRPEGQKSVRIDIDPAEMRRFSPDAAVVADAKAGTRALVDAVSKRGYSKTKGRRDAIRDASARTLEAIQSVQPQMAYLKILREVLPDDAIVTDELSQVGFASWYGFPIYQPRTFLTSGYQGTLGSGFPTALGAKVACPDKQVVAITGDGGFMFAVQELATAVQFNIGVVTLVFDNSAYGNVRRDQVTQFEGRVVASDLVNPDFVRLAESFGVAASRVTSPDHFRAALEKALSHGGPYLIAIDVPRDSEASPWPFIHPAQP; translated from the coding sequence ATGAGCATCATGACCGGCGGCGAAGCGATCGTGCAGGGCCTCGTCGCGCACGGCATCGACACCGTGTTCGGCCTGCCCGGCGCGCAGATCTACGGGTTGTTCGACGGCTTCGCCAAGGCGCAGCTGCGGGTGATCGGCGCGCGCCACGAGCAGGCCTGCGGCTACATGGCGTTCGGCTACGCCCGCGCCTCGGGCCGCCCCGGCGTGTTCAGCGTCGTGCCCGGCCCCGGCGTGCTGAACGCCGGCGCTGCGATGCTCACCGCGCTCGGCTGCAACGAGCCGGTGTTGTGTTTGACCGGACAAGTCCCGAGCGCCTATCTCGGCAAAGGTCGCGGCCATCTGCACGAGATGCCGGACCAGTTGGCCACGCTGCGCAGCTTCCTCAAATGGGCCGAACGCATTGAGTATCCGGGCAACGCGCCGGCGCTGGTCGCGCGCGCGTTCCAGGAGATGACGAGCGGCCGGCGCGGCCCGGTGGCGCTGGAAATGCCGTGGGAAGTGTTCACCCAACGCGCCGAGACGGGAGATGCAATCAAGCTCGATCCGGTCGCGCCGCCTCTCCCAGATCCGGATCGCATCGATGCGGCCGCGAAACTGATCACTGCGAGCAAGACGCCGATGATCTTCGTCGGCTCCGGCGCAGTGGAAGCCGGCGACGCGATTCTCGAACTGGCCGAAGCGATCGATGCGCCGGTCGTCGCGTTCCGAAGCGGCCGCGGCATCGTCAGCAACGCGCATGAACTCGGGCTGACCTTCGCCGCCGCCTATCGGCTGTGGCCGCAATGCGATCTGATCATCGGCATCGGCACGCGGATGGAGTTGCCCACCACGTTCCGCTGGCCGTTCCGGCCGGAAGGCCAGAAATCGGTGCGGATCGACATCGATCCGGCCGAGATGCGCCGCTTTTCGCCCGACGCCGCCGTCGTGGCCGACGCGAAAGCCGGCACGCGCGCGCTGGTCGATGCGGTGAGCAAGCGCGGCTACAGCAAGACCAAGGGCCGCCGCGACGCGATCCGCGACGCCTCCGCGCGGACGCTAGAGGCGATCCAGTCGGTGCAGCCGCAGATGGCTTACCTGAAGATCCTGCGCGAGGTGCTGCCGGACGACGCCATCGTCACCGACGAGCTGTCGCAGGTCGGCTTCGCATCGTGGTACGGCTTCCCGATCTACCAGCCGCGGACGTTCCTCACCTCCGGCTATCAGGGCACGCTCGGCTCCGGCTTCCCGACCGCGCTCGGCGCCAAGGTCGCCTGCCCGGACAAACAGGTGGTCGCGATCACCGGCGACGGCGGCTTCATGTTCGCGGTGCAGGAGCTCGCCACCGCGGTGCAGTTCAACATCGGCGTGGTGACGTTGGTGTTCGACAATTCGGCCTACGGCAACGTCCGGCGCGATCAGGTCACCCAGTTCGAAGGCCGCGTGGTGGCGTCCGATCTGGTCAATCCGGATTTCGTCAGGCTCGCGGAATCGTTCGGCGTCGCCGCGTCGCGCGTCACCTCGCCGGATCATTTCCGCGCCGCGCTCGAGAAAGCCCTGTCGCATGGCGGGCCGTATCTGATCGCGATCGATGTCCCGCGCGACAGCGAAGCGAGCCCGTGGCCGTTCATTCATCCAGCGCAACCGTAG
- a CDS encoding fumarylacetoacetate hydrolase family protein produces the protein MTTPRLATFTVNGLTRYGAVCDNGVVDLSARHANDYPTLREVIAAGALQRIVDEADHTAPDFARDKVVFQPPIPQPEKIICVGVNYPDRNAEYKDGSEPPKFPSMFMRTARSFVGHGASLVRPRASKLLDYEGELTLVIGKPGRHIAEADALDHVAAITLCNEGTIRDWVRHAKFNVTQGKNFDHTGSLGPWIVPFAGEAQIADIRLTTRVNGDTRQDDRTSRMIFSFRYLIHYISTFTTLVPGDLIVTGTPAGAGARSEPPVYLMPGDIIEVEADGIGTLRNGVVDEAAA, from the coding sequence ATGACCACTCCCCGCCTTGCCACCTTCACCGTCAACGGCCTCACCCGCTACGGCGCGGTGTGCGACAACGGCGTTGTCGATCTATCGGCGCGCCACGCCAACGACTATCCGACCTTGCGCGAGGTGATCGCCGCGGGCGCATTGCAGCGGATCGTCGACGAAGCCGACCACACCGCGCCGGACTTCGCCCGCGACAAGGTGGTGTTTCAGCCGCCGATCCCGCAGCCGGAAAAGATCATCTGCGTCGGCGTCAACTATCCGGACCGCAACGCCGAATACAAGGACGGCAGCGAACCGCCGAAATTTCCGAGCATGTTCATGCGCACGGCGCGCTCCTTCGTCGGCCACGGCGCCTCGCTGGTGCGGCCGCGCGCGTCGAAGCTGCTCGACTACGAGGGCGAACTGACGCTGGTGATCGGCAAGCCCGGCCGCCACATCGCGGAAGCCGATGCCCTCGATCACGTCGCCGCAATCACGCTGTGCAACGAAGGCACGATCCGCGACTGGGTGCGCCACGCCAAGTTCAACGTCACGCAGGGCAAGAATTTCGATCACACCGGCAGCCTCGGCCCGTGGATCGTGCCGTTCGCGGGCGAAGCGCAGATCGCCGACATCCGCCTCACCACCCGCGTCAACGGCGACACGCGGCAGGACGACCGCACTTCGCGAATGATCTTCTCGTTCCGTTATCTGATCCACTACATCTCGACCTTCACCACGCTGGTGCCGGGCGACCTGATCGTCACCGGCACCCCGGCAGGCGCCGGCGCGCGCTCCGAGCCGCCCGTGTATCTGATGCCCGGCGATATCATCGAGGTCGAAGCCGACGGCATCGGAACCCTGCGCAACGGCGTGGTCGACGAAGCCGCGGCATAG
- the hpaD gene encoding 3,4-dihydroxyphenylacetate 2,3-dioxygenase: MPVPQHVFDPPFNIIRCSHVVLDVTDLSASVEFYSNIIGLHVEDRDDATAYLRGSEEHQHHSLVLRQAAQPAAARLGFRVGNEADLDKAGSFFAENGLIYSFVDRPFQGRTLHVTDPFGFRLEFCASMEKRPHLLRRYELYKGCHPQRLDHFNVFAAETQDTIDFYARLGFRLTEYAEEDGENGRIAAAWLHRKGNVHDFAITNGRGPRLHHFAYWVPGPLNIIHLCDVMASRGLSLERGPGRHGISNAFFLYVRDPDGHRIELYCSDYQTMDHDHAPLRWSLRDPRRQTLWGAPAPRSWFEQGSDFLGEEVREPVFVADVMIAD, encoded by the coding sequence ATGCCTGTGCCGCAGCACGTGTTCGACCCACCGTTCAACATCATCCGTTGCAGTCACGTCGTGCTCGACGTTACCGACCTTTCCGCCAGCGTTGAGTTCTATTCGAACATCATCGGCCTGCATGTCGAGGATCGCGACGACGCCACCGCCTATCTGCGCGGAAGCGAGGAGCATCAGCATCACTCGCTGGTGCTGCGCCAAGCCGCTCAGCCCGCCGCGGCGCGGCTCGGCTTTCGCGTCGGCAACGAGGCCGATCTCGACAAGGCCGGCAGCTTCTTTGCGGAAAACGGGCTGATCTACAGCTTCGTCGATCGGCCGTTCCAGGGCCGCACGCTGCACGTCACCGATCCGTTCGGATTCCGGCTCGAATTCTGCGCGAGCATGGAGAAGCGGCCGCATCTGTTGCGCCGCTACGAACTCTACAAAGGCTGTCATCCGCAGCGGCTCGACCATTTCAACGTGTTCGCCGCCGAGACCCAGGACACCATCGACTTCTACGCCCGGCTCGGATTCCGCCTCACCGAATACGCCGAAGAGGATGGCGAGAACGGTCGCATCGCCGCGGCGTGGCTGCACCGCAAGGGCAACGTCCACGATTTCGCGATCACCAATGGCCGCGGACCGCGGCTGCATCATTTCGCCTATTGGGTGCCCGGTCCGCTCAACATCATCCATCTCTGCGACGTGATGGCGTCGCGCGGGCTCAGCCTCGAGCGCGGCCCTGGCCGCCACGGCATCTCCAATGCGTTCTTCCTCTACGTCCGCGATCCCGACGGCCACCGCATCGAATTGTACTGCAGCGACTACCAGACCATGGATCACGACCACGCCCCGCTGCGCTGGTCGCTGCGCGACCCGCGCCGCCAGACCCTGTGGGGCGCGCCGGCGCCGCGTTCCTGGTTCGAGCAGGGCTCGGACTTCCTCGGCGAGGAGGTTCGCGAGCCGGTTTTCGTGGCCGATGTGATGATTGCGGATTGA
- the hpaE gene encoding 5-carboxymethyl-2-hydroxymuconate semialdehyde dehydrogenase: MADAAPPNTKADPAAAFQANLDRATPLLKTLKADGIGHLIDGAIVPSSSGEVFETTSPIDNCVLAQVARGTADDIDRAAQAAKRAFPAWRDMAASARRKLLHKVADAIEARADDIAVLECIDTGQAHRFMAKAAIRAAENFRFFADRCSEARDGLNTPSDEHWNVSTRVPIGPVGVITPWNTPFMLSTWKIAPALAAGCTVVHKPAEWSPVTADLLSRICKDAGLPDGVLNTVHGFGEEAGKALTEHPAIKAIAFVGETATGAAIMAQGAPTLKRVHFELGGKNPVIVFDDADLDRALDAVVFMIYSLNGERCTSSSRLLIQQGIADTFVDRLAARGRALKVGHPLDPATEIGPLIHQRHLDKVCSYFDIAKQDGATVAVGGARFDGPGGGHYVQPTLVTGARSDMRVAQEEVFGPFLTVIPFRDEADAIAIANDVRYGLTGYVWTGDMGRALRVADALEAGMIWLNSENVRHLPTPFGGMKQSGIGRDGGDYSFEFYMETKHVSLARGTHKIQKLGVV; this comes from the coding sequence ATGGCTGATGCCGCCCCACCGAACACGAAAGCCGATCCGGCTGCGGCCTTTCAGGCCAATCTCGATCGCGCGACGCCGCTGTTGAAGACGCTGAAAGCCGACGGCATCGGCCACCTGATCGACGGCGCGATCGTGCCATCGTCGTCCGGCGAGGTGTTCGAGACGACCTCGCCGATCGACAATTGCGTGCTGGCGCAAGTGGCGCGCGGCACCGCGGACGACATCGACCGCGCGGCGCAGGCGGCCAAGCGCGCGTTTCCGGCGTGGCGCGACATGGCAGCATCGGCGCGACGCAAGCTGCTGCACAAAGTCGCCGATGCGATCGAGGCGCGCGCCGACGATATCGCCGTGCTGGAATGCATCGACACCGGCCAGGCGCATCGCTTCATGGCGAAGGCGGCGATCCGTGCCGCGGAAAATTTCCGCTTCTTCGCCGACAGATGCTCCGAGGCGCGCGACGGGCTGAACACGCCGAGCGACGAGCACTGGAACGTTTCCACCCGGGTGCCGATCGGCCCGGTCGGCGTGATCACGCCGTGGAACACGCCGTTCATGCTGTCGACCTGGAAGATCGCGCCGGCGCTCGCGGCGGGCTGCACCGTCGTGCACAAGCCGGCCGAGTGGTCGCCGGTGACGGCCGACCTGTTGTCGCGAATCTGCAAGGACGCCGGCCTGCCCGACGGCGTGCTCAACACCGTGCACGGCTTCGGCGAGGAGGCGGGCAAGGCGCTGACCGAACATCCCGCCATCAAGGCGATCGCCTTCGTCGGCGAAACCGCCACCGGCGCGGCGATCATGGCGCAGGGCGCGCCGACGCTGAAGCGGGTGCATTTCGAACTCGGCGGCAAGAACCCGGTGATCGTGTTCGACGACGCCGATCTCGACCGCGCGCTCGACGCCGTGGTGTTCATGATCTACTCGCTGAACGGCGAACGCTGCACCTCGTCGAGCCGGCTGCTGATCCAGCAGGGCATAGCCGACACCTTCGTCGACAGGCTCGCCGCCCGGGGGCGCGCTCTGAAGGTCGGCCATCCGCTCGATCCGGCGACCGAGATCGGCCCGCTGATCCATCAGCGCCATCTCGACAAGGTCTGCTCCTATTTCGATATCGCGAAACAGGACGGCGCCACCGTCGCGGTCGGCGGCGCGCGTTTCGATGGCCCCGGCGGCGGGCACTACGTGCAGCCAACGCTGGTGACCGGCGCGCGCAGCGACATGCGGGTCGCACAGGAGGAAGTGTTCGGCCCGTTCCTCACCGTGATCCCGTTCCGCGACGAAGCCGACGCGATCGCGATCGCCAACGACGTCCGCTACGGCCTCACCGGCTATGTCTGGACCGGCGACATGGGCCGCGCGCTCCGCGTCGCCGACGCGCTCGAGGCCGGCATGATCTGGCTCAACTCCGAGAATGTCCGCCATCTGCCGACCCCGTTCGGCGGCATGAAGCAATCCGGCATCGGCCGCGACGGCGGCGACTACTCGTTCGAGTTCTACATGGAAACCAAACACGTCTCGCTGGCGCGCGGCACGCACAAGATCCAGAAGCTGGGGGTGGTGTAG
- a CDS encoding 5-carboxymethyl-2-hydroxymuconate Delta-isomerase, with protein sequence MPHFTIEYSANLDDRVDMAEIVELVRTSAIETGIFPVGGIRVRAIRCEHYAIADGRDGFAFLAMLLRLGEGRDLPARKRAGEHIFAALSHYLDPLFADEGFALSFDMQINDKETSWKRNSIHDLLIAEARHG encoded by the coding sequence ATGCCGCATTTCACCATCGAGTATTCCGCCAATCTCGACGACCGCGTCGACATGGCCGAGATCGTCGAGCTGGTGCGCACCAGCGCGATCGAGACCGGGATCTTTCCGGTCGGCGGCATTCGCGTCCGCGCGATCCGCTGCGAGCATTACGCCATCGCCGACGGCCGCGACGGCTTCGCCTTTCTGGCGATGCTGCTGCGGCTCGGCGAAGGCCGTGACCTGCCCGCCCGCAAGCGCGCCGGAGAGCACATCTTCGCCGCGCTGTCGCATTATCTCGACCCGCTATTCGCCGATGAAGGTTTCGCGCTGTCGTTCGACATGCAGATCAACGACAAGGAAACCTCCTGGAAGCGCAATTCGATTCACGATCTGCTCATCGCCGAGGCCCGCCATGGCTGA
- the hpaH gene encoding 2-oxo-hept-4-ene-1,7-dioate hydratase, which yields MALSTNEIRAAAERLHQAEKTKVQIRQLSLDHPAITVADAYAIQKAWIEIKVGEGRIVRGHKIGLTSKAMQSQLGIDEPDSGVLLDDMFFADGGIVPTDRFIATRIEAELAFVIKHRLEGPHCTIFDVLNATDFVVPALEILDTRVQRIDPETKAARKIHDTIADNAANAGIVLGGRPIRPLDADLRWIGALASRNGQLEETGLAAGVLNHPATAVAWLANKIAPQGLALEPGQIVLAGSFIRAIECRKGDTIQADYGPYGAVSCYFG from the coding sequence ATGGCGTTGTCGACGAACGAAATTCGCGCCGCGGCCGAGCGGCTGCACCAGGCCGAGAAGACCAAGGTCCAGATTCGCCAGCTCTCACTCGATCATCCGGCGATCACGGTCGCGGACGCCTACGCAATCCAGAAGGCCTGGATCGAGATCAAGGTCGGCGAGGGCCGAATCGTCCGCGGCCACAAGATCGGCCTGACGTCGAAAGCGATGCAGAGCCAGCTCGGCATCGACGAGCCGGATTCCGGCGTGCTGCTCGACGACATGTTCTTCGCCGACGGCGGCATCGTGCCGACCGACCGCTTCATCGCGACACGGATCGAGGCGGAACTCGCCTTCGTCATCAAGCATCGCCTCGAAGGCCCGCATTGCACAATCTTCGACGTCCTCAACGCCACCGATTTCGTGGTGCCGGCGCTGGAAATTCTCGATACGCGCGTGCAGCGCATCGATCCCGAGACCAAAGCTGCACGCAAGATCCACGACACCATCGCCGACAATGCGGCGAATGCCGGCATCGTGCTCGGCGGACGTCCGATCCGACCGCTGGATGCGGATCTGCGCTGGATCGGCGCGCTCGCCAGCAGGAACGGTCAATTGGAAGAGACCGGCCTCGCCGCCGGCGTGCTCAACCACCCCGCCACCGCCGTGGCGTGGCTCGCCAACAAGATCGCGCCGCAGGGCCTGGCGCTGGAGCCCGGGCAGATCGTGCTGGCGGGATCGTTCATCCGCGCCATCGAATGCCGCAAGGGCGACACGATTCAGGCCGATTACGGTCCCTACGGCGCCGTGAGTTGTTACTTCGGCTGA
- the hpaR gene encoding homoprotocatechuate degradation operon regulator HpaR, with amino-acid sequence MLRRDAPRNDGEGTAQNKEPPMREFSRSLPMALLRGREAVMRHFRPLLRAHGLSEQQWRILRALTTVDAIEATELAHNACLLGPSLSRMLRDLEARKLIARKPAKQDQRRSMVSITAKGLTLIETVAPFSEEIYAAIARRYGAAKLAELQEMLRLLEASLSAMPVRHAGEAVDSPENFRSTRERK; translated from the coding sequence TTGCTTCGCCGCGATGCGCCTCGCAACGACGGTGAAGGGACGGCGCAGAACAAGGAGCCGCCGATGCGCGAGTTCTCGCGCTCGCTGCCGATGGCGCTGCTGCGCGGGCGGGAGGCGGTGATGCGGCATTTCCGGCCGCTGCTGCGCGCCCACGGCCTGAGCGAGCAGCAATGGCGGATTCTCCGCGCGTTGACGACGGTGGATGCGATCGAAGCCACGGAACTGGCGCATAATGCTTGCTTGCTGGGCCCGAGCCTGTCGCGGATGCTGCGCGATCTCGAGGCCCGCAAGCTGATCGCGCGGAAGCCTGCGAAGCAGGATCAGCGCCGCAGCATGGTGTCGATCACGGCGAAGGGCCTGACCTTGATCGAAACGGTGGCGCCCTTCTCCGAAGAGATCTACGCCGCGATCGCGCGACGTTACGGCGCTGCAAAACTCGCCGAGTTGCAGGAGATGCTGCGGCTGCTGGAAGCGAGCCTGTCGGCGATGCCAGTGCGCCATGCGGGCGAAGCGGTGGACAGCCCGGAGAATTTTCGCTCAACTCGCGAGCGCAAGTGA
- a CDS encoding malate/lactate/ureidoglycolate dehydrogenase → MVTIQADRLIDFVAQVFGRAGSSEDEARRIGSYLTTANLTGHDSHGVIRVPVYIRWRKAGAVHPDQTVGVPVDLPSLAVVDGKFGYGQTVGPQAVRIGIDKCKAQGLSAVGLKNAGHIGRIGDWAEMAAAEGLVSIHFVTAAGSILVAPYGGVERRLSTAPYCVGVPRPGAPPVVLDFATSIVAEGKVLVAARGGKKLPEGALINPDGTFSEDPATLYGPFEKDGPINHVNGAGAIRAFGEHKGSGLALICELLGGALSGNGATGPDRPFANGMFSIYVDPKRIDPGHVFDAEVTRYIDYFRSAKTTAGTEALLIPGDPELRTRTERTANGVPLPDDTWAAIVATAREVGVDERAIQQAVA, encoded by the coding sequence ATGGTGACGATTCAGGCCGATCGACTGATCGATTTCGTCGCCCAGGTGTTCGGGCGCGCCGGCTCGTCCGAGGACGAAGCCCGCCGGATCGGCTCCTATCTCACCACCGCGAATCTCACCGGCCACGACAGCCACGGCGTCATCCGCGTGCCGGTCTACATTCGCTGGCGCAAGGCCGGCGCGGTGCATCCGGATCAGACTGTCGGTGTCCCGGTCGATCTGCCCTCGCTCGCGGTGGTCGACGGCAAGTTCGGCTATGGCCAGACCGTCGGGCCGCAGGCGGTGCGGATCGGCATCGACAAGTGCAAGGCGCAGGGGCTGTCGGCGGTCGGCCTGAAGAACGCCGGTCACATCGGCCGGATCGGTGATTGGGCCGAGATGGCGGCGGCCGAAGGGCTGGTGTCTATTCACTTCGTTACGGCGGCCGGCTCGATTCTGGTCGCGCCCTATGGCGGCGTCGAGCGCCGGCTGTCCACCGCGCCCTATTGCGTCGGGGTGCCGCGGCCGGGCGCCCCGCCGGTGGTGCTCGACTTCGCCACCTCGATCGTCGCCGAGGGCAAGGTGCTGGTCGCCGCGCGCGGCGGCAAGAAATTGCCGGAGGGCGCGTTGATCAATCCCGACGGCACATTCAGCGAAGACCCGGCGACGCTTTACGGCCCATTCGAAAAAGACGGCCCGATCAATCACGTCAACGGAGCGGGGGCGATCCGCGCGTTCGGTGAGCACAAGGGCTCCGGGCTGGCGCTGATCTGCGAGCTGCTCGGCGGCGCATTGAGCGGCAACGGCGCCACCGGGCCGGACCGACCGTTCGCCAACGGCATGTTCTCGATCTATGTCGATCCCAAGCGGATCGATCCCGGGCATGTGTTCGACGCCGAGGTCACGCGCTACATCGATTACTTCAGGAGCGCGAAGACCACCGCCGGCACCGAGGCGCTGCTGATCCCCGGCGATCCGGAACTGCGAACCCGCACCGAGCGCACCGCGAACGGCGTGCCGCTCCCCGACGATACCTGGGCGGCGATCGTCGCCACCGCCCGCGAAGTCGGGGTCGACGAACGCGCGATCCAGCAGGCGGTGGCGTGA
- a CDS encoding HpcH/HpaI aldolase family protein, which translates to MANKVREIWADGKVVVNGWLAIPSGFSAEVMAQCGFDSVTVDIQHGVQDYQSMVACFQAMNGHPVTPMVRVPWNEPGIIGKVLDGGAYGVICPMVNTKEEAENFVQYCKYPPRGTRSNGPIRAGMYGAGGSYQDTANDETLCIPMIETRTAVENMEAILDVEGIAGVYVGPSDLGYSYGLVPKLDRDEPEILKIYDKLLKECDKRGIYPGIHCSGPTGAAKNIAMGFKLVTLLNDSGIMATAAKQWVGETRKNSGGKA; encoded by the coding sequence ATGGCGAACAAGGTGCGAGAGATCTGGGCCGACGGCAAAGTCGTGGTCAATGGCTGGCTGGCGATTCCATCGGGGTTTTCGGCAGAGGTGATGGCGCAATGCGGGTTCGACAGCGTCACCGTCGACATCCAGCACGGCGTGCAGGACTATCAGTCGATGGTGGCGTGCTTCCAGGCGATGAACGGCCATCCGGTGACCCCGATGGTGCGGGTGCCTTGGAACGAGCCGGGCATCATCGGCAAGGTGCTGGACGGCGGCGCCTATGGGGTGATCTGCCCGATGGTGAATACCAAGGAAGAGGCCGAGAATTTCGTCCAGTATTGCAAATATCCGCCGCGCGGCACCCGCAGCAATGGCCCGATCCGCGCCGGCATGTACGGCGCCGGCGGCAGCTATCAGGACACGGCCAACGACGAGACGCTGTGCATCCCGATGATCGAAACCCGCACCGCGGTCGAGAACATGGAAGCGATCCTCGACGTCGAGGGCATCGCCGGCGTCTATGTCGGGCCGAGCGATCTCGGCTATTCCTACGGCCTGGTGCCGAAGCTCGATCGCGACGAGCCGGAGATCCTCAAGATTTACGACAAGCTGCTGAAGGAATGCGACAAGCGCGGGATCTATCCGGGCATCCATTGCTCGGGACCCACCGGCGCCGCCAAAAACATCGCAATGGGCTTCAAGCTGGTGACGCTGTTGAACGACAGCGGCATCATGGCGACGGCGGCCAAGCAGTGGGTCGGCGAGACGCGGAAGAACTCGGGCGGGAAGGCGTGA
- a CDS encoding altronate dehydratase family protein, translating to MSPSPTIRLHPDDAVLIARTTLLPGVAVADSVVTADRIPAGHKVAIRPIEAGEPIRRYGQIIGFATQSIAPGQHVHTQNCGMGDFARDYAYGVDARPTAIVDQPASFDGIVRSDGRVATRNYIGILTSVNCSAHVASMVAEMFKRNPFSGHDPLAEFPNVDGVVALTHKTGCGMTQDAPLTILRRTLGGYARHVNFSHVVVLGLGCEINQIGGLMAEQKLAGRLRELEIQQLGGTRKSVEAGIAFVREALADSNKVKREKVAASELIVALQCGGSDGYSGISANPALGAASDLLVRHGGTVVLSETPETYGAEHLLTRRAVSREVGEKLVALMRWWEDYTAREGAEMNANPSPGNKAGGLTTILEKSLGAMAKAGSTNLVDVVNYAEAITRKGFVFMDTPGYDPVAATGQVAGGANLVCFTTGRGSVFGCKPAPSIKLATNTPMFTRMEDDMDINCGTILDGSESVEQCGQRIFDLMLKTASGQPTKSGSFDFGAAEFAPWVQGATM from the coding sequence ATGTCCCCATCCCCGACCATCCGCCTGCATCCCGACGACGCCGTGCTGATCGCGCGGACGACGCTGCTGCCGGGCGTCGCCGTCGCGGACAGCGTGGTCACCGCCGACCGCATTCCCGCCGGCCACAAGGTCGCGATCCGGCCGATCGAAGCGGGCGAGCCGATCCGGCGCTACGGCCAGATCATCGGCTTCGCGACGCAGTCGATCGCGCCCGGCCAGCACGTGCACACCCAGAACTGCGGCATGGGCGATTTCGCCCGCGACTACGCCTACGGCGTCGACGCGCGGCCGACCGCCATTGTTGATCAGCCGGCGAGCTTCGACGGCATCGTCCGGAGCGACGGCCGCGTCGCCACCCGCAACTACATCGGCATCCTCACCTCGGTGAATTGCAGCGCGCATGTCGCGTCGATGGTCGCCGAAATGTTCAAGCGCAATCCGTTTTCGGGTCACGATCCGCTCGCGGAGTTTCCCAATGTCGACGGCGTGGTGGCGCTGACGCACAAGACCGGCTGCGGCATGACGCAGGACGCGCCGCTCACCATCCTGCGCCGCACGCTCGGCGGCTACGCCCGGCACGTCAATTTCTCTCACGTCGTGGTGCTCGGGCTCGGCTGCGAGATCAACCAGATCGGCGGGCTGATGGCCGAGCAGAAACTCGCCGGGCGTCTGCGCGAATTGGAAATCCAGCAACTCGGCGGCACCCGCAAAAGCGTCGAGGCCGGCATCGCTTTCGTGCGCGAGGCGCTGGCTGATTCCAACAAGGTGAAGCGCGAGAAGGTCGCTGCGAGCGAACTCATTGTCGCGCTGCAGTGCGGCGGCTCGGACGGTTACTCCGGCATCTCGGCCAATCCGGCACTGGGCGCGGCGAGTGACCTGCTGGTTCGGCATGGCGGCACGGTGGTGCTGTCGGAGACGCCCGAGACCTACGGCGCCGAGCATCTGTTGACGCGCCGCGCGGTGAGCCGCGAGGTCGGCGAGAAGCTGGTTGCGCTGATGCGCTGGTGGGAAGACTACACCGCGCGCGAGGGCGCCGAGATGAATGCTAATCCGTCTCCCGGCAACAAGGCCGGCGGGCTCACCACAATTCTGGAGAAGTCGCTCGGCGCGATGGCCAAGGCCGGCTCGACCAATCTGGTCGACGTCGTGAACTACGCGGAAGCGATCACGCGCAAGGGCTTCGTGTTCATGGACACGCCGGGCTACGATCCGGTCGCGGCGACCGGGCAGGTCGCCGGCGGCGCCAACCTGGTCTGCTTCACCACCGGCCGCGGCAGCGTGTTCGGCTGCAAGCCTGCGCCCTCGATCAAGCTCGCCACCAACACGCCGATGTTCACCCGGATGGAAGACGACATGGACATCAATTGCGGCACCATCCTCGACGGCAGCGAGAGTGTCGAGCAGTGCGGACAGCGCATCTTCGACCTGATGCTGAAGACCGCGTCGGGCCAGCCGACCAAGAGCGGAAGCTTCGACTTCGGCGCCGCCGAATTCGCGCCCTGGGTGCAGGGCGCGACGATGTGA